One window of Klebsiella quasivariicola genomic DNA carries:
- a CDS encoding AAA family ATPase: MIQYIRIQNFRSVRDIALELGPLNIVFGPNGCGKSNIYNAIHLLTAAADGRLSGFISEEGGLENMMWSGERSPVDRHPRRLQIACRTDSFDYELQIGFPEKLPYPTQFMLDPIVKEENIWLAGYARRPSSRVLQRKNQAAFLVDVTGEKSTFTESIYENESVFGQLGEPHRFPEVSRVRETLRRWRFYHEFAIGRHSPLRQPAVGYRSPVLDSDGHNLAAAFQTIVEIGAEEMMYAILADAFPGCQFYCENEYSRFVLKMRREGIRRPLLAAEMSDGTLRFLCLAVALLSPRPPAFLAINEPENSLHRDMLPALARLIIEASRYSQIWLTSHSAELAALIAAGAPCQRYALENRDGETRIVE, translated from the coding sequence ATGATCCAGTACATCCGTATTCAAAACTTTCGCTCAGTGAGGGATATCGCGCTGGAGCTTGGGCCGCTGAACATTGTCTTCGGCCCCAACGGCTGCGGTAAATCCAATATTTATAACGCCATCCACCTGCTGACCGCCGCCGCTGACGGCAGGCTGTCGGGATTTATCAGCGAAGAGGGCGGTCTGGAGAATATGATGTGGTCCGGGGAGCGTTCGCCGGTTGATCGCCACCCCCGGCGGCTGCAAATCGCCTGCCGGACGGACAGCTTTGATTATGAGCTGCAGATAGGTTTCCCGGAAAAATTACCCTATCCGACGCAGTTCATGCTCGATCCGATCGTTAAAGAAGAGAACATCTGGCTGGCCGGCTACGCCCGCCGGCCTTCCTCTCGCGTATTACAACGTAAAAATCAGGCGGCGTTCCTCGTCGATGTGACGGGGGAGAAAAGTACTTTCACCGAAAGCATTTATGAAAACGAGTCGGTATTTGGTCAGCTCGGCGAACCGCATCGTTTTCCCGAAGTGTCGCGGGTGCGCGAGACCCTGCGTCGCTGGCGGTTTTATCATGAGTTCGCCATCGGCCGCCACTCGCCGCTGCGCCAGCCGGCCGTAGGATACCGTTCACCGGTGCTCGACAGCGATGGTCACAACCTGGCGGCCGCCTTTCAGACCATTGTCGAAATTGGCGCGGAAGAGATGATGTATGCGATCCTCGCGGACGCCTTTCCCGGCTGTCAGTTTTACTGTGAAAACGAGTACTCGCGTTTCGTTCTGAAAATGCGCCGCGAAGGGATCCGCCGCCCGCTGCTGGCGGCGGAGATGTCCGACGGCACGCTGCGCTTTCTGTGCCTCGCCGTTGCGCTGCTCAGTCCGCGCCCGCCGGCCTTTCTGGCAATCAATGAACCGGAGAACAGCCTGCATCGCGACATGTTGCCCGCGCTGGCCCGGCTGATTATCGAGGCATCCCGTTACAGCCAGATCTGGCTGACCAGCCACTCGGCAGAGCTGGCGGCGCTGATTGCCGCCGGGGCGCCGTGTCAGCGCTATGCGCTGGAGAATCGCGACGGGGAGACGCGGATTGTTGAGTGA